One window of Athalia rosae chromosome 4, iyAthRosa1.1, whole genome shotgun sequence genomic DNA carries:
- the LOC105684219 gene encoding X-linked retinitis pigmentosa GTPase regulator-like, with translation MGLPDIDNIPDSGAVFTIGRSRFADNFASHFFIRQDPVVSIVCGDEHSAVVCQSGRLFVFGSNDWGQLGLGHKNHVSKPSCVKILKPEKITNVACGRAHTLICTGGQKIFACGSDQEGQLGRGGLAAGDSSSSPVLVYDCGLAGPRILQIAAGSHHSMALISDGGVIAWGSNLEGQLGLPGTTGLVNKPTKVPIPEPVRAISTGYYHSAFLTESGLIYVCGEAESGKLGIVVNFSTQAAPKQLQLPGPAAKIACGGHHSLVLTETGALYCFGSNVSGQLGMGVSVTEVQTPKLLPRGDTSGEVITQIAAGESHTAIVTESGKLFMCGDGRHGKLGLEENENNVHEITHAVKYEELIVTDVSCGGCHTILVGKRREDTDEDSAAVHSDSVSRKNSLPPLKIPGLGKLGDLLPEKNVIDSAMKSVENGLAETRDNVKDAVMSAKEELQNNVEGMVKNVTDTVKQDVEVVKKTAGDIMGSMKEAIGHVEKPEFPKKLADYMEEGKKTEELLDELANETEETGGDKIHGDSDGGAVDNAKEMNRKQSASSLNSTISAHSNRSIDSKRKSSLNSLSKIQKPESPNYEHPIPPPKPPRQKSGLSNSVIDGERILSASKSAGSNDSAKSAEKTGREGSDNSTNPFEIEDGIGQAESDIAKKPTTRKSLESLSLKNEGHEIDKVKQEETEINKAKETEDVKGQEKAEMEMTQDDSDVVQSPAPRTGKISKLFKGKKPQADQNGVKGNSSASNSKVKSRTCTVL, from the exons ATGGGTCTGCCAGATATAGACAACATACCCG ataGCGGTGCAGTATTTACGATCGGACGAAGTAGATTCGCCGATAATTTCGCCTCGCATTTTTTTATCCGGCAAGACCCTGTAGTGAGCATTGTCTGCGGGGATGAACATTCCGCTGTAGTTTGTC AAAGTGGTAGACTCTTCGTATTTGGAAGTAATGATTGGGGTCAGCTGGGGCTTGGGCACAAGAATCACGTGAGCAAACCATCCTGCGTGAAAA ttctgaaaccagaaaaaataacgaacgtcGCGTGTGGACGCGCTCACACTTTGATATGCACAG GTgggcaaaaaatatttgcctGTGGAAGCGATCAGGAAGGGCAGTTGGGTCGCGGCGGACTCGCCGCTGGGGACAGTTCAAGTTCACCTGTTCTGGTTTATGACTGCGGATTGGCTGGTCCGAGAATCTTGCAAATCGCCGCGGGTTCTCATCATTCCATGGCGTTAATTAGCGACGGAGGGGTGATTGCTTGGGGTAGCAATCTCGAAGGACAATTAGGGCTGCCTGGAACAACTGGACTAGTCAATAAGCCAACGAAAGTACCGATTCCAGAGCCTGTGAGAGCGATCAGCACGGGATATTATCATTCAGCATTTTTGACCG aaAGCGGCCTAATATACGTATGCGGTGAAGCTGAAAGCGGCAAACTAGGAATTGTTGTCAACTTCTCTACTCAAGCAGCTCCTAAACAGTTGCAGCTTCCGGGTCCAGCTGCGAAGATCGCTTGCGGTGGACATCACAGTTTAGTTTTGACCG AGACGGGGGCTCTTTACTGTTTTGGAAGCAACGTCAGCGGACAATTAGGAATGGGAGTGAGCGTCACAGAAGTACAAACGCCGAAACTTCTACCTCGGGGTGACACCAGTGGAGAAGTTATCACGCAAATTGCTGCCGGAGAAAGTCATACGGCCATAGTTACAG AGTCTGGAAAGTTGTTCATGTGTGGCGATGGAAGACATGGAAAACTTGGTCtcgaggaaaatgaaaataacgttcACGAGATTACACATGCCGTGAAATACGAGGAACTGATCGTGACAGAT GTGTCATGCGGTGGGTGTCACACAATTCTCGTTGGCAAACGGCGTGAAGATACCGACGAAGACTCTGCTGCTGTGCACTCG GACTCTGTGTcaaggaaaaattcattgcCACCGTTAAAAATCCCAGGACTTGGAAAACTTGGAGATCTTTTACCGGAGAAAAATGTAATCGATAGCGCTATGAAGTCAGTGGAAAATGGCTTAGCGGAAACGCGGGATAACGTAAAAGACGCAGTGATGAGTGCCAAGGAGGAATTACAGAACAATGTCGAAGGGATGGTGAAAAATGTAACCGATACTGTGAAACAAGACGTGGAAGTGGTGAAAAAGACTGCCGGGGATATAATGGGAAGTATGAAGGAGGCGATTGGTCACGTAGAAAAGccagaatttccaaaaaaactAGCGGACTACATGGAAGAGGGAAAGAAGACCGAAGAATTGCTAGACGAGCTCGCGAATGAAACGGAGGAAACAGGGGGTGATAAAATTCACGGAGATTCGGATGGTGGGGCGGTTGACAACGCTaaagaaatgaatagaaaacaaTCGGCGAGCAGTCTAAATTCTACAATTTCAGCTCATagtaatcgatcgatcgatagcAAACGAAAATCCTCACTTAACAGTctctcaaaaattcaaaagccgGAATCACCTAACTATGAGCATCCGATTCCTCCGCCAAAACCACCCAGACAAAAATCAGGGCTTTCCAATTCTGTAATTGATGGAGAGAGAATTTTATCAGCTTCAAAATCCGCGGGGTCAAACGATTCCGCCAAAAGCGCAGAAAAAACGGGTAGAGAAGGATCTGATAATTCTACAAATCCCTTCGAAATTGAAGATGGTATCGGACAAGCTGAAAGTGATATTGCTAAAAAACCGACGACACGAAAGAGTTTAGAAAGTttgtctttgaaaaatgagggacatgaaattgacaaggttAAACAAGAGGAGacggaaataaataaagcaaAAGAGACAGAGGATGTAAAAGGACAGGAAAAAGCAGAAATGGAAATGACACAGGATGATTCCGATGTCGTGCAATCTCCAGCACCAAGAACAG GTAAAATATCGAAACtattcaaaggaaaaaaaccacaaGCTGATCAAAATGGCGTAAAAGGCAATTCTAGTGCTTCAAATTCGAAAGTAAAG TCGAGAACGTGCACCGTGCTGTAA
- the LOC105684243 gene encoding carbonic anhydrase 2 isoform X1, producing the protein MAGIKEWGYSTVNGPSTWVERYPMAAGSRQSPVNIETFRAKSDHEALSSKPLSWRYPATASRKLVNPGYCWRVDTDGDGTFLSGGPLMDDVYKLEQYHCHWGCSDSRGSEHTVDGQAFAGELHLVHWNTSKYKTFADAAKAPDGLAVLGVFLKVGKTHEEMDKIARLLPYVSHRDEIVEITENIDPSKLLPVRSGRAGALRCINPCMRWADRIIRHDSKHNDQADDNGYWTYLGSLTTPPCNESVTWILFKKYIEVSHHQLNIFRNLRKFTRDEECPCHENHGAVINNFRPPLPLGNRVLRECGSF; encoded by the exons CCCGATGGCGGCGGGTTCAAGGCAGAGCCCGGTGAACATCGAAACGTTTCGCGCAAAATCCGATCACGAGGCTCTAAGTAGCAAACCATTGAGTTGGCGTTACCCGGCTACAGCATCGAGGAAGTTGGTTAACCCAGGTTATTGTTGGCGAGTTGATACCGACGGCGATGGCACAT TTTTGAGCGGAGGACCTTTGATGGATGACGTCTACAAACTGGAGCAATATCATTGCCATTGGGGATGTTCGGATTCAAGGGGTTCGGAACATACCGTCGACGGTCAAGCATTCGCAGGCGAG cTTCATCTCGTTCACTGGAACACCTCCAAGTACAAGACTTTCGCTGACGCTGCCAAAGCACCCGACGGTTTGGCTGTACTGGGAGTTTTTCTCAAG GTGGGAAAAACTCACGAGGAAATGGACAAGATCGCTCGTCTTTTGCCCTACGTTTCTCACCGAGACGAGATCGTCGAAATAACGGAAAACATCGACCCTAGCAAGCTGTTGCCTG TCCGCAGTGGTCGAGCAGGTGCTCTGAGATGTATAAATCCTTGCATGCGTTGGGCTGATCGAATAATTCGTCACGATAGCAAACACAACGATCAAG CCGACGACAACGGGTATTGGACATATTTGGGTTCGCTAACAACACCACCGTGCAATGAAAGTGTTACTTGGATATTGTTCAAAAAGTACATCGAGGTATCTCACCATCAATTGAACATCTTCCGTAATCTTAGAAAGTTCACACGTGACGAGGAATGTCCGTGTCACGAGAATCACGGAGCT GTCATCAACAACTTCCGTCCGCCACTGCCTCTCGGCAATCGCGTCCTCCGTGAATGTGGCAGCTTTTAA
- the LOC105684213 gene encoding pseudouridylate synthase 7 homolog — protein sequence MSGREDNKRVGSGNRDGNNSVSGGRSGYFRGDDRYANGSGNRSFSRGGYYGGGGDGWGRRGGGGHRGYRGGGFRGGNQNRRGGYKRNQRNEDNDGKRAKMEVGNRLKEVDTGVTEFVGDHKGFSGIVKERYADFHVNEITLDGKIAKLTNQTIPPEPVELENMEDLKKGIPSTVWEQLETLIETDSSVSSVEIDVTNMSKDERRAIHTLAKKIPNTISQTAERGETKVIVVAKANKRKLSGLEFRRDQRVDWSRRGGDYCHFLLHKVNLDTMDALNQLAISLRVKPNMFNYAGTKDRRARTTQWVSLKKINPVDIAAAGRSVRGAFVGNFKFSDEPLKLGMLSGNRFRIALRSVTGSDEEIEKAMTTLRDNGFINYYGLQRFGTVAVIPTHEIGKTLLQGKWDEAINLILKPRPGEQQKDLFEARKIYQTTKDAHAAYQRIGRPDKIEAKLLWGLHVCGEHNPQGALDSVPRNTSLMYIHAYQSLIWNMMVSKRIRELGRKPVVGDLVYENPNSTGDTERLEYGQDNEEDNANIKKDVIPNEAAGLKDDGELVDKKQVIITENKEIENDKEKQTKTAAEDAQMETEIANDVQILNAVAEVDIEPAVIDNENNINAVKIETIAKELTNNVKKDQNTAALDKEDLRSLPPVRILTEEDLPNYTIADVIMPQPGWRVTYPTYAKPWFEEILAKDGLTTDLRQKNRKYSLGGAYRKMLEIPSDMTWRVMHYNDRNDELILCDLDEMRGLPQPKDDPEGKYKAIIIEMSLKSSTYATMALREILKCDTSPQTQAAQSAANKAQEEEEKRTELEDEEKDIPEETKDIKDEVANFESNETEMNKIRVVEPINAEEVEDNVAAAKTKPAIDVVKPEQVTATTAEEQKNGTETEEMDTTEDGENNDTIKEKDPIISDLTVCTTKS from the exons ATGTCAGGACGGGAAGACAATAAACGTGTCGGTAGCGGTAACCGTGATGGAAATAATTCTGTCAGTGGAGGAAGAAGTGGTTATTTCAGGGGCGATGATCGTTATGCCAATGGAAGTGGGAATCGCTCTTTTTCCAGGGGTGGATATTACGGAGGTGGTGGCGATGGTTGGGGTCGACGTGGAGGTGGAGGGCATCGTGGGTATCGGGGTGGAG gattTCGGGGAGGAAACCAGAACAGAAGAGGAGGATACaaaagaaaccaaagaaaTGAAGACAATGATGGGAAAAGAGCTAAAATGGAAGTTGGAAATCGGCTGAAAGAAGTTGATACAGGAGTAACAGAATTTGTCGGAGACCACAAAGGATTCTCTGGTATTGTTAAGGAAAGATATGCCGATTTTCATGTCAATGAAATAACTTTGGATGGTAAAATTGCCAAGCTCACAAACCAAACCATACCTCCAGAACCAGTAGAGCTTGAAAACATGGAAGATCTGAAGAAAGGAATTCCCTCAACTGTCTGGGAACAGTTGGAAACCCTGATCGAAACCGACAGTTCGGTTTCCTCGGTGGAAATCGATGTCACAAATATGAGTAAAGACGAGCGACGAGCAATTCATACTCTGGCTAAGAAGATACCGAATACTATTAGTCAGACTGCTGAACGTGGAGAAACAAAAGTCATTGTAGTTGCTAAAGCTAATAAACGGAAGCTTAGTG GACTCGAGTTTCGCCGAGATCAGAGAGTCGATTGGAGCCGTCGTGGTGGAGATTATTGTCATTTCCTGTTACATAAAGTAAATTTGGATACCATGGATGCTCTGAATCAACTGGCAATAAGCCTAAGGGTGAAACCTAACATGTTCAATTATGCAGGGACCAAAGATCGGAGGGCTAGAACCACACAGTGGGTTAGTTTGAAGAAGATTAATCCTGTTGATATTGCTGCAGCGGGTAGATCAGTCAGAGGTGCTTTTGTTGGGAATTTCAAGTTCTCTGATGAGCCACTCAAACTTGGAATGCTAAGCGGAAACCGATTTAGGATTGCATTGAGAAGCGTCACTGGATCtgatgaagaaattgaaaaagctaTGACCACACTAAGGGACAATGGGTTTATAAACTATTACGGTCTCCAAAGGTTTGGAACAGTAGCTGTCATTCCAACACATGAAATTGGTAAAACTCTACTGCAGGGCAAATGGGATGAAGCGATCAATTTGATTCTAAAACCTCGACCTGGTGAACAGCAAAAAGATCTTTTTGAGGCTAGAAAGATTTACCAAACAACTAAAGACGCTCATGCCGCATACCAACGTATCGGCAGACCCGATAAAATTGAGGCAAAACTTCTCTGGGGTCTCCATGTTTGTGGAGAACACAATCCTCAGGGAGCCTTAGACTCGGTTCCTAGAAACACCAGTCTGATGTATATTCATGCCTACCAAAGTTTAATTTGGAATATGATGGTTTCTAAAAGAATCAGAGAATTGGGCCGAAAACCTGTAGTCGGTGATCTGGTTTATGAGAATCCAAATAGCACAGGAGATACCGAAAGATTAGAATATGGTCAGGATAATGAAGAAGATAACGCAAATATCAAGAAGGATGTGATCCCAAATGAAGCTGCAGGTCTCAAAGACGATGGTGAATTAGTAGACAAGAAACAAGTGATaataacagaaaataaagaaattgaaaatgacaaaGAAAAGCAAACCAAAACTGCGGCCGAAGATGCACAAATGGAAACGGAGATTGCCAATGATGTACAAATACTAAATGCTGTGGCAGAAGTAGATATTGAACCTGCAGTCATTGATAACGAGAACAACATTAATGCTGTCAAAATAGAAACCATTGCCAAAGAACTTACAAACAATGTAAAGAAAGATCAAAACACAGCAGCGCTAGACAAAGAAGATTTACGCAGTCTTCCACCTGTAAGAATTCTGACAGAAGAAGACTTGCCTAATTATACAATTGCTGATGTTATTATGCCGCAACCTGGATGGAGGGTCACTTACCCGACGTATGCCAAGCCGTGGTTTGAAGAGATCCTTGCCAAGGATGGCTTAACAACAGATCTCAGACAAAAAAACCG AAAATACAGTTTGGGGGGAGCTTACcgaaaaatgttggaaatcCCATCCGATATGACCTGGCGAGTTATGCACTACAATGATAGAAACGACGAGCTGATCCTTTGTGATCTTGATGAAATGAGAGGCCTTCCACAACCAAAAGATGACCCAG AGGGCAAGTACAAGGCAATCATTATTGAGATGTCACTAAAATCAAGTACGTACGCAACAATGGCGTTGCGTGAGATCTTGAAATGTGACACATCGCCGCAAACGCAGGCTGCTCAATCTGCTGCAAACAAGGCtcaagaggaagaggaaaagagaacaGAGTTAGAGGATGAAGAGAAAGACATACCTGAAGAAACTAAAGATATAAAAGATGAAGTAGCTAACTTTGAGAGTAATGAAacagagatgaataaaatccgTGTGGTTGAACCTATTAACGCAGAAGAAGTTGAAGATAATGTAGCGGCGGCGAAGACAAAACCGGCAATCGATGTCGTCAAACCTGAACAAGTTACCGCGACTACAgctgaagaacaaaaaaatggaacagaAACAGAAGAAATGGATACTACCGAAGACGGCGAAAACAACGATacaatcaaagaaaaagaccCAATAATCTCTGATCTCACTGTATGTACAACTAAGTCTTAA
- the LOC105684212 gene encoding zinc finger protein 239-like, with translation MSGIDHQDAPLDLSCNGSSKLGTRCLTQSIRCPRKLPCPTCGKHFDRPSLLKRHLRTHTGEKPHGCSVCGKKFSTSSSLNTHARIHTGERPHECPICGKRFTASSNLYYHRMTHYKEKPHKCNECGRSFPTPGDLRAHGYSHTGDWPLRCPICARGFCKPAALHHHVQLHSGGRPYYCKLCNKKFSVTSNLRAHEQTHYSETVTIISPTHENNSRNENASINNLTNGTRGQQAQQISNPIIPWNPWLPLHYLK, from the exons ATGTCAG GAATAGATCATCAAGACGCGCCCCTTGATTTGAGTTGCAACGGGTCATCCAAATTGGGAACTCGTTGCCTAACACAGTCTATCAGGTGTCCCCGAAAACTACCCTGTCCGACTTGTGGAAAGCATTTCGATCGTCCATCGCTTTTGAAACGTCATCTTCGTACGCACACAG GTGAAAAGCCACACGGTTGTTCAGTTTGCGGTAAAAAATTTAGTACAAGTAGTTCCTTGAACACACATGCCAGAATTCACACCGGAGAACGACCGCACGAGTGTCCAATTTGTGGGAAACGGTTTACTGCCTCCTCGAATTTGTATTATCATCGAATGACTCATTACAAG GAAAAGCCTCATAAGTGCAATGAATGTGGGCGCTCCTTCCCAACACCCGGAGATTTAAGAGCTCATGGATATTCGCATACTGGCGATTGGCCGCTTCGGTGTCCAATTTGTGCTAGAGGATTTTGCAAACCAGCTGCACTTCACCATCATGTACAGCTCCACAGTG gggGCAGACCCTATTACTGCAAATTGTgcaacaagaaattttccgtaACAAGTAACTTACGTGCTCACGAACAAACGCATTATTCGGAAACTGTTACTATCATTTCTCCGACGCacgaaaataattcacgaaACGAAAATGCTTCTATTAATAATTTGACAAACGGAACAAGAGGTCAACAGGCGCAACAAATTTCCAACCCAATTATTCCATGGAATCCGTGGCTTCCGTTACATTATTTAAAGTAA
- the LOC105684243 gene encoding carbonic anhydrase 2 isoform X2, which translates to MAGIKEWGYSTVNGPSTWVERYPMAAGSRQSPVNIETFRAKSDHEALSSKPLSWRYPATASRKLVNPGYCWRVDTDGDGTFLSGGPLMDDVYKLEQYHCHWGCSDSRGSEHTVDGQAFAGELHLVHWNTSKYKTFADAAKAPDGLAVLGVFLKVGKTHEEMDKIARLLPYVSHRDEIVEITENIDPSKLLPADDNGYWTYLGSLTTPPCNESVTWILFKKYIEVSHHQLNIFRNLRKFTRDEECPCHENHGAVINNFRPPLPLGNRVLRECGSF; encoded by the exons CCCGATGGCGGCGGGTTCAAGGCAGAGCCCGGTGAACATCGAAACGTTTCGCGCAAAATCCGATCACGAGGCTCTAAGTAGCAAACCATTGAGTTGGCGTTACCCGGCTACAGCATCGAGGAAGTTGGTTAACCCAGGTTATTGTTGGCGAGTTGATACCGACGGCGATGGCACAT TTTTGAGCGGAGGACCTTTGATGGATGACGTCTACAAACTGGAGCAATATCATTGCCATTGGGGATGTTCGGATTCAAGGGGTTCGGAACATACCGTCGACGGTCAAGCATTCGCAGGCGAG cTTCATCTCGTTCACTGGAACACCTCCAAGTACAAGACTTTCGCTGACGCTGCCAAAGCACCCGACGGTTTGGCTGTACTGGGAGTTTTTCTCAAG GTGGGAAAAACTCACGAGGAAATGGACAAGATCGCTCGTCTTTTGCCCTACGTTTCTCACCGAGACGAGATCGTCGAAATAACGGAAAACATCGACCCTAGCAAGCTGTTGCCTG CCGACGACAACGGGTATTGGACATATTTGGGTTCGCTAACAACACCACCGTGCAATGAAAGTGTTACTTGGATATTGTTCAAAAAGTACATCGAGGTATCTCACCATCAATTGAACATCTTCCGTAATCTTAGAAAGTTCACACGTGACGAGGAATGTCCGTGTCACGAGAATCACGGAGCT GTCATCAACAACTTCCGTCCGCCACTGCCTCTCGGCAATCGCGTCCTCCGTGAATGTGGCAGCTTTTAA